Part of the Aureitalea marina genome, GGATACTTGGGTCCAAGTGGCCAGTGATTCCACTGTGGTTGGCATCTCAGAGTTTGCCGTCGTTGCTTTTGCATTAAAGGTACCCGCAAAAACCATTGCGGCAACTGCCATAATAGAAAATAATCGTTTCATTGCTATCGACTTAAAGTTTGTTTTAGTTTAAGGTTTAAAGATATAAAAATATTTAGTTAATCTGCAAGCTGAAAAAGCCCGCAAAAAGCATTAAATACTTAGGTTTTACAATACTTAAGGGAGATTTACTAAACGTAGAAAATCCCCGGTTAAAACCGCGACAAAGCCCCCTAATAGAATCCAACTGACTGTCGGTGTGGAGGTAGGACATTCGTTTGAGGTTATACCGCAACGTCTGTCCTAGAGGATCGGTTCAAATTTTAGTTTTGGGGGCTGACCTAATGACCGACTACATATCAATAATTAGACCAATTTGCAGAGAGGAAGGGATTCGAACCCTCGATACGCTTTTGGCGTATACACACTTTCCAGGCGTGCGCCTTCGACCACTCGGCCACCTCTCTAAAAAAACCCTAAAAAGCTATTTCTTCAAAGGGGTGAGCAAATAACAAAAAAAAATGTTTTCAATAAAATTTATGGGGTATTATTTAGGCCATTTCTCCCCTAATCGCAGTTTCGAATAAGGTTTTAAAGCTGCGTGCTCCAATTTCCTGTCCCAGCAGGTACATCATTTTGGTCAGGGCAGCTTCTGAGGTCAGGTCTTTTCCGGAGATCACACCCATTTTCTTCAGATGGATACTAGTGGCATAAACTCCCATATCTACCCCTCCTCCATTACATTGGGTAATGTTCACAACGGGTATTCCTCGTTTAATGACTTGTTTCAGGCAGTGAGCCAACCACGGTTCTGTCGTCACATTTCCGCTACCATAGGTTTCCAAGACAACCCCTTTGAGTTCCGGGTAGCTCAGTTGATAGCGAAAGAGGTCCGCCGACATGCCGGGAAACATCTTTATCAAAACAATGCGGGTATCCATCTGGGTATGTACCACCAGTGCTTTCCTCCGGTTAGGTTGAAACAGGGTCTCCTGATAGACCTTTAAGTTGACCCCGCTCTCGGCCAAGGGGGATAATTAGGAGAATCAAAGGCTTCAAAATGTTCAGTATTCACCTTGGTCGTCCTGTTGGCCCGATACAATTTGTATTCAAAGTAAAGACAAACCTCAGAAATGATGGGGCGCCCCCCTTTCTGCAGGCCTGCAATCTGAACAGCAGTGATCAGGTTTTCTTTGGCATCCGTCCGAAGATCTCCTATGGGTAGTTGCGATCCCGTAAAGATGACCGGTTTATCCAGGTTCTCCAACATAAAACTTAAAGCAGAGGCCGTAAAGGACATGGTGTCACTTCCGTGAAGAACAACAAAACCATCGAACTGTTCGTATTGCTTTTCAATGATCACGGCGAGTTCAGACCAATAGTCCGGATTCATATCCGAACTATCTATCGGCTCACTGAATTGAGTTGTACTGATATTGCAATCCAATAATTGCAATTCCGGAATATGCTGCAGTAACTCCTCAAAATTGAAATTGTGAAGAGCTCCGGTTTCAAAATCCTTGATCATACCAATGGTACCACCGGTATAGATCAACAATATGTCGGGATTTCGCTTCAAGATTTTTTTATTCCTTTCTCGAACACCTCCATGGCATTCTTCGTTGTTTCACGGGCCACCTCATTTGGTGTTACATCGTAAACCTGAGCGAGTTTCTCGCAGACCAAAGATAAATAACTGCTTTCGTTCCTCTTCCCCCTGTAAGGCACCGGTGAGAGATAGGGTGAATCGGTTTCCAATACCAAGTGCTTCATCTCTACTTGATCTAAAAACTGATCGATCTTGCCATTCTTGAAGGTGACCACGCCTCCAATGCCCAGTTTCATGCCCAGGTCTATAGCTTGATTGGCCTGATCTAGCGTTCCGGTGAAACAATGGAATATCCCTCTTAACAATGGCCCTCTGTGCTGCTCCAAGACATCGAAGATCTCATCAAAAGATTCCCGGCAATGGATCACAATGGGTAACTGCTTGGATTTGGCCAATTCGATCTGTTGATGAAAGGCGTCGATCTGCCAGGCTATGGTGCTTTTATCCCAGTAAAGATCGATACCGATCTCTCCCACTGCCCAGAAATCGCGTGCTTCGAACTGCCTAAACACATGTTCCAATTCCTCCTTGAAATTGGCCTTGACGGAGGTCGGGTGCAGCCCCATCATCAGCCTCATCTGATCCGGATATTGATCTTCCAGACGATACATGGATTCCGTATACGAAGAATCGATGGCCGGTAAGTAGAACAATTCAACACCCCGCTCCCGGGCCCGACCGATCATCTGGTCCCGATCGTCATCAAAGGCCTCACTGTATAAATGACAATGCGTATCAATTAGCATGAGGCAAAGCTAAATATTTTGTTACCTATCTTTGAAAAAAAAGTTGTGACGCTGAGGAAGCTATTAGAGTCTCAGGACTTTAAACGAATCGGACTAAAAAAACTCCTTTCCGGCCACTACGCCCTTGTCCTGAAATTAAATGGCAAACCGGCCTCTTTCATTCTTGACACCGGGGCATCGGCCAGTTGTATCGGATTCGAACGCATTGATCGATTTGGGTTGATAGCCACCAATACGGACATGAAAGCAACGGGAGCCGGGGCTTCCATGCTGGAAACTCATCTAGCCCACGATGTTAGACTAGAACTAACCAACACATTAGCGACGACCAACGACATGGTCTTATTTGACCTCAGTCACGTGAATGGAGCTCTAAAGGAAGTAGGAGAAAATGAAGTGGATGGCATTCTGGGCGGCGAAATCCTGAAACATTTCCGTTCCGTTATCGATTACGGCCGGAATGCTTTGTACGTCAAAAAATCGAGCTAACTCCCTGATACAAAAGAAATCTTTAAATTTAATACATCCAACTACTGTTCATGCCCAGGAATTTGATCGGTTTACTTATTCTGATTCTACTGCCTTTTGACATCATAGGTCAAGACCTGGAAGACTATCGGAAAATTTATCAGCAAGAGACGGACCCACAGGCGCGTTTAGTGGCCCTGGACTCTATGATCTCAAAATCCAGGAGGATCAACAGGGATAGTTTTGCGGCGTATAGCTTGGAATACATCGATCTGGCCATTTCCTTGGACAGTGTAGAATTGGCCGGTAAAAAGCTAATCAACGCGGCATACACCCTCACCTCCATACAAAACGAACCCAGAAAGGTGGTCACCCTGGTAGACAAGTTACTGGCCAGGAAATACAGGATCGACGACAGCTTTATCTTAGGTGGTTTGTACCTAAAACGAGGAGCAGCCAATTTCCGGCTCGATCTGGAACAATCGGTGAAAGATTATCAGGAAGCCATTGACAATTATGGATCCGGAGATTCACTTTACATAGCCGATGCCTACCTGTTTAGCGGACAAGCCTATTCCAATCTGGGCAAATTTGCCGAGGCTGGAGAAAACTACCGCAAGTCATACGAATACTTCGAATCTTTAGGAGACTACGAGTATATGCTGTATGCCCAACAAGGAATGACCACCATGTTCAGCATGAACGGCTTCCAGGAAAAAGCCATGGAAGAAAGGCAGAAGAACATCGATAAGATCATAGAGCTCGATCTGGATAAAAAGCACTTGGTAGGAGAATATTACAACCAGTCCTTGGATCACGCTAAACTAGGAGATCAGAAGTCTCATTATGAGTATTTGAAACTGGCCGAAGCTGGTCTGGACCAGATGGACGAGCCTTCGGTCCACGCCATCCTGGTCTATGCGAGAATGGTAGACTATTACAGCAAACGTTACCAAACCGACATCGCAGCGGATTATCTGGCCAAAGTCGAAGAAGCCTTCAAAAGGAATAAAGAGGACAACCTGAACAGGACACAATATTTTGGGGCACGGGCCGCTTATCTATTCTCCATGGAGCAGTACGATAAGGCCCTTAAATATGCCTTGCAAAAACTGGAAATAGCCAAAGAGCTTAATTATGGTGAGGATGTGATGGCGGCGCATGAACTGCTGGCAGACATCTATCAAGAGAAAGGGGATTACCAAAAAAGCCTGGAAAGCGTATACGCAGTTAATAAGATCAAGGATTCGGTTTATAATCAGTCTACGGCCAATTCACTTGCCTACTATCAAACCCTCTACGATTCTACCATTAAGGAGAAAGAACTGTTGGAAAAAACGACCAGTATTGAGTTGCTCGAAAAAGACAATCGGTATTTCCGAAACCTGACCGGCATAGTAACCCTTATCTCCATACTCATCATTGCGGTCATCATCTTGGTGAGAAATCAGCTCAGCTTAAAGGTCAAAAGGAGAATGCAGGAACAGTTTAGCCAAGAGCTGCTGCTGTCCCAGGAATCCGAACGAATGAGGATTTCCAAAGATCTCCACGATGGCCTGGGTCAGCAATTACTGGTCATTAAGAATAAACTGATCGGTTCCGGCGATCAGGAAACAGGAAAAATGGTCAATGATTCCATTGAGGAAGTTCGGACCATATCCCGTGATCTCCATCCATTTCAACTCCAGGAAATGGGAATTACCAAAGCAATCAATTATACCGTCAAGCAAGTTGATGAACATACGGCTGTCTTTATTTCTTCCGAGATCGACAATATCGACGAGCTCTTTAACGTGGACCAAGAGGTAAATATTTACCGAATTGTACAGGAGTCCTTGAGCAATATGGTAAAACACGCCAAGGCACAGGCCGGAAAAGTTGAGGTTAGCAAGCGAGCGGAAAATGTCAGGATCTCCATACGGGATAATGGAGTCGGCTTCGATTTTAGCGAAAAGTATAACAATGTGAAGTCTCTAGGTCTGAAGACCCTTATGGAAAGGACCCGATTTGTCAATGGTCAGTTAAAGATTCACTCTAAAAAAGATGAAGGAACTCATCTGGAGTTCCTTATCCCTATTCCATGATCAGTCTGTCCATCATAACTGCAGATGACCACCCTTTGTTACTCAAGGGTCTGAATGACCTTCTGGAAGAGAAAGGGCTCAACCTGGTTGGTAGTGCACAAGATGGACAACAGGCACTCGATCTGATCGAAGAACTCCAACCCGAGATAGCTATCTTGGATATACAAATGCCGAAATTATCCGGGATAGAGATTGCAAAGGCCTGCAAACGCAAACAACTTCCTACCAAGATCATCCTGATCACCTTTCACAAGGAGCGAGAATTGTACGAGGCCGCCCAGGAATTGAACATTTTCGGTTACATCCTTAAAGAATTCGCCCTGGAAGAGATCGAAACCTGTCTCAAGACGGTAGCTAAAGGAGAGCCTTATTTCAGTCCCAAGATAAAAGAACACATTAAAGGAGGAAAGACCGAAGAGGATGACCTGGATACCCTGACCCCATCAGAGAAGAAGATCCTGAGGCTTATCGCTCACGACAAGACCAATAAAGAAATAGCTTCCATGTTATTTATCTCCCACCGAACCGTAGAGAAGCATCGCTCCAACATCATTGCGAAGCTGGACCTGGAGCCCAAAACCAACAGTCTACTGATCTGGGCCAAAGAGAATCAGGATCGCCTCGGATAAATTACGTGTTAACACGTATTTCAAAATTCAGCAGTTTACCGCACCTTTAGGGTATGAAAAAGGCACTGCCGATTCATACTAGCGATTACAAAGCTCAACGCAACAGAAAGATTGGTTTTCTGGTACTTACCATCTCTGTTGTCAGCGTTGTTCTCCTAAACTTTGTCAGCTATTTTGTAATATTTAAGTAAGTTTGAGTTAAGTAAGTTTTCAACTAACTAAGCAAGAAACCCGGTCCTGAGACCGGGTTTTTTCATATCTATGTAAA contains:
- a CDS encoding TatD family hydrolase, which gives rise to MLIDTHCHLYSEAFDDDRDQMIGRARERGVELFYLPAIDSSYTESMYRLEDQYPDQMRLMMGLHPTSVKANFKEELEHVFRQFEARDFWAVGEIGIDLYWDKSTIAWQIDAFHQQIELAKSKQLPIVIHCRESFDEIFDVLEQHRGPLLRGIFHCFTGTLDQANQAIDLGMKLGIGGVVTFKNGKIDQFLDQVEMKHLVLETDSPYLSPVPYRGKRNESSYLSLVCEKLAQVYDVTPNEVARETTKNAMEVFEKGIKKS
- a CDS encoding ATP-binding protein, yielding MPRNLIGLLILILLPFDIIGQDLEDYRKIYQQETDPQARLVALDSMISKSRRINRDSFAAYSLEYIDLAISLDSVELAGKKLINAAYTLTSIQNEPRKVVTLVDKLLARKYRIDDSFILGGLYLKRGAANFRLDLEQSVKDYQEAIDNYGSGDSLYIADAYLFSGQAYSNLGKFAEAGENYRKSYEYFESLGDYEYMLYAQQGMTTMFSMNGFQEKAMEERQKNIDKIIELDLDKKHLVGEYYNQSLDHAKLGDQKSHYEYLKLAEAGLDQMDEPSVHAILVYARMVDYYSKRYQTDIAADYLAKVEEAFKRNKEDNLNRTQYFGARAAYLFSMEQYDKALKYALQKLEIAKELNYGEDVMAAHELLADIYQEKGDYQKSLESVYAVNKIKDSVYNQSTANSLAYYQTLYDSTIKEKELLEKTTSIELLEKDNRYFRNLTGIVTLISILIIAVIILVRNQLSLKVKRRMQEQFSQELLLSQESERMRISKDLHDGLGQQLLVIKNKLIGSGDQETGKMVNDSIEEVRTISRDLHPFQLQEMGITKAINYTVKQVDEHTAVFISSEIDNIDELFNVDQEVNIYRIVQESLSNMVKHAKAQAGKVEVSKRAENVRISIRDNGVGFDFSEKYNNVKSLGLKTLMERTRFVNGQLKIHSKKDEGTHLEFLIPIP
- a CDS encoding response regulator, which translates into the protein MISLSIITADDHPLLLKGLNDLLEEKGLNLVGSAQDGQQALDLIEELQPEIAILDIQMPKLSGIEIAKACKRKQLPTKIILITFHKERELYEAAQELNIFGYILKEFALEEIETCLKTVAKGEPYFSPKIKEHIKGGKTEEDDLDTLTPSEKKILRLIAHDKTNKEIASMLFISHRTVEKHRSNIIAKLDLEPKTNSLLIWAKENQDRLG
- a CDS encoding retropepsin-like aspartic protease: MLPIFEKKVVTLRKLLESQDFKRIGLKKLLSGHYALVLKLNGKPASFILDTGASASCIGFERIDRFGLIATNTDMKATGAGASMLETHLAHDVRLELTNTLATTNDMVLFDLSHVNGALKEVGENEVDGILGGEILKHFRSVIDYGRNALYVKKSS